A stretch of Brassica napus cultivar Da-Ae chromosome C6, Da-Ae, whole genome shotgun sequence DNA encodes these proteins:
- the LOC106365782 gene encoding FHA domain-containing protein PS1, protein MEKQQQVREKTIPVFSVLKNGAILKNIFVVNSRDLSSNGNDDAEVEEILLAGRHPDCDILLTHPSISRYHLQIRSLPSRQKLFLTDLSSVHGTWVADMKVEPDACVEVKEGDVIRIGGSTRIYRLHWIPLSRAYDIHNPFVSPVTEQEEEEENRVLEAENLEVAHQSLADTSASAEDGDGHLDVTSGGSGSSVLSEDEDTYTTTTEILVPLFSSSVLSLPRDSVNTQKLQRNDEHFQTSSKWDLDLVVEAAAESPSRSCGLNKQQSGSYAEVLGFYELELADERDLRGDEEGLLLNVMSEMIESSVPVEEEAPYLAAKETSSLPVPRDYYIGTENTSSGSLSLAQIDGCFEAAGCQAFELAAEAETMRPFQEVNGETSEHLRKAEIQGHVYNGEIEVSGQDIAVSPRSSPQGKQLIEMLTEDARGLLGSQYGNEVSIETDTENLHEIGNEVNHAGDQNKKQGANRESEKIYDDGSSTCHSEGLEQSGTQVFLSLANLKTKAEMSFGSEASYKLRELWGTGNTDKEVPVPLTLAAETFEDTKPIEELPYYYTESQENQTEQLNTIRDDALSQMDSSRMGKAASVPLLEASGCFAFELATNVEIMCLRQEVSGDIGFVTEKAVEASAEQLIKAEIQSHGENEETEVLRQVIAESSNSFPQTEPTLTGDAIIGLLDSGVAIETGSENIHQKGNGETKISSSQAETFEDKLLSDYTGDQENQTPRTLAVRDDVLSELDISRSSSRRLSTSNIWSRRGKDASVLQVRTNKSEGKQKQIGKQAKAHLQRKALSGRSIYLTVDHGAYKLEPEIFTPDKENLTPSSHMLKRLQDIGDVKDSKSSSKLSGKPSSLKIPSSFAIAALTEPEIFTPDKENLTPNSHLLRRLREVGEIKDTKSSSSKAMRKPFFDIHVEKNLLAQQKPDVHCMSSNSKVKHEPVALKKKAERAPFQPLLEKSSSQSQSYTEAPSTASARNNISRGVRSSSNLSDGKNKMRWTIVLDTSSLLDKDSRKTLHLLQGLKGTHLLVPRTVIRELNETKRTRNVLFRRTVDMASSALDWIEECQVNTKWWIQLQSPLEETKATAPTPPVTPRSNGFAFPFSLQWNNYAPEIDSPTSEDEVLECALLYRNRNNIDEKLVLLSNDITLKIKAMAEGVICETALEFYDSLKNPLSERFMWPESLPRGRTWSHADDVVLRERYDSRTCFPYRKKPTFNGGRRGESGAAAAAKGLKLILLHNSQYGHIH, encoded by the exons ATGGAGAAGCAACAACAAGTGCGGGAGAAGACGATCCCCGTGTTCAGTGTACTGAAGAACGGCGCGATTCTCAAGAACATCTTCGTCGTCAACAGTCGCGATCTCTCTTCTAACGGTAACGATGACGCCGAGGTGGAGGAGATTCTGCTCGCCGGCCGCCATCCAGACTGCGATATTCTGCTCACGCACCCTAGTATCAGCAGATACCACTTGCAAATTCGCTCCCTTCCCTCTCGCCAGAAACTCTTCCTCACCGATCTATCCTCTG TGCATGGGACATGGGTTGCGGATATGAAAGTTGAGCCAGATGCTTGTGTTGAGGTAAAGGAAGGTGATGTCATTAGGATCGGTGGTTCAACAAGGATCTACAGGCTGCACTGGATTCCCCTGAGCCGTGCCTATGATATCCACAATCCATTTGTATCACCAGTGActgagcaagaagaagaagaagagaatagaGTGCTTGAAGCAGAAAATCTAGAGGTTGCGCATCAG TCACTAGCGGATACTTCTGCATCAGCCGAAGATGGAGATGGACATCTGGATGTGACGTCTGGAGGAAGTGGATCATCTGTCCTTAGTGAGGATGAGGATACATATACTACGACAACGGAAATTTTGGTGCCACTTTTCTCTTCAAGTGTTTTATCATTGCCTAGAGACTCTGTCAATACACAAAAGCTTCAACGCAATGATGAACATTTTCAGACTTCTTCAAAGTGGGACTTGGATCTTGTTGTAGAAGCCGCAGCAGAAAGCCCAAGTAGAAGCTGCGGTTTAAATAAGCAGCAGAGTGGGAGCTACGCGGAGGTCTTAGGTTTTTATGAACTTGAACTTGCTGATGAACGGGATTtaagaggagatgaagaaggTCTGCTTCTGAATGTGATGTCGGAGATGATAGAGTCATCAGTCCCTGTGGAGGAGGAGGCTCCATATCTAGCTGCAAAGGAGACTTCATCGCTTCCAGTCCCAAGAGATTATTACATTGGCACAGAAAATACAAGTAGCGGCTCCCTAAGTTTGGCACAGATTGATGGTTGCTTTGAAGCCGCAGGTTGTCAGGCATTTGAACTGGCTGCAGAGGCTGAGACTATGCGCCCTTTTCAAGAAGTCAATGGAGAAACTTCTGAACACCTACGGAAGGCAGAAATTCAGGGTCACGTTTACAATGGAGAAATTGAGGTCTCAGGGCAAGATATTGCAGTGTCTCCCAGATCGTCTCCTCAAGGTAAGCAACTGATAGAAATGTTAACTGAAGATGCCCGAGGCCTCTTAGGTTCTCAATACGGGAATGAAGTTTCCATAGAGACTGATACTGAGAACCTACATGAAATAGGCAATGAAGTGAATCATGCAGGAGACCAGAATAAAAAACAAGGAGCGAacagagaaagtgaaaaaatatatgatgatgggAGCAGCACGTGCCATTCGGAGGGCCTTGAACAGAGTGGTACACAAGTTTTCTTGTCATTAGCAAATCTGAAGACCAAGGCAGAAATGTCATTTGGCTCTGAAGCTTCTTACAAACTGAGGGAGTTATGGGGCACAGGAAATACTGATAAGGAGGTTCCAGTTCCTTTAACATTGGCTGCAGAAACATTTGAGGATACAAAACCGATTGAAGAACTGCCTTATTATTATACTGAGAGTCAAGAAAACCAGACCGAGCAATTAAATACTATTAGAGATGATGCACTGTCTCAGATGGATAGCTCTAGGATGGGAAAAGCTGCTTCTGTTCCATTACTTGAAGCCTCAGGCTGTTTTGCATTTGAATTGGCCACAAATGTTGAGATTATGTGCCTTCGTCAAGAAGTCAGTGGAGATATTGGTTTTGTCACAGAGAAAGCAGTGGAAGCATCCGCCGAACAACTTATTAAAGCTGAGATTCAGAGTCACGGAGAGAATGAAGAAACAGAGGTCTTGAGGCAAGTCATTGCAGAATCTTCGAATTCCTTCCCTCAAACGGAACCAACTCTAACTGGAGATGCCATAATAGGCCTCTTAGATTCTGGAGTGGCCATAGAGACTGGTAGTGAAAACATACATCAAAAGGGCAATGGAGAAACCAAGATCAGTTCAAGCCAAGCAGAAACATTTGAGGACAAACTGCTTTCTGATTATACTGGAGATCAAGAGAACCAGACACCGCGAACACTCGCTGTTAGAGATGATGTACTGTCTGAGCTGGATATCTCAAGAAGTTCCTCGAGAAGATTGAGCACAAGCAACATTTGGTCTAGGAGGGGGAAAGATGCTTCTGTTCTTCAGGTCAGGACCAACAAGAGTGAAGGAAAGCAAAAACAAATTGGGAAACAAGCAAAGGCACATCTGCAGAGAAAGGCTTTAAGTGGCAGGTCCATTTATCTGACTGTTGATCATGGTGCATATAAACTGGAACCAGAAATCTTTACTCCTGACAAGGAGAATCTGACCCCAAGCTCCCATATGTTGAAAAGGTTACAAGATATTGGTGACGTAAAAGATAGCAAGAGCTCTTCCAAGCTTTCGGGCAAACCAAGCTCGTTAAAGATTCCTTCCAGTTTTGCTATCGCGGCGTTAACAGAACCAGAAATCTTTACCCCAGATAAGGAGAATCTTACCCCAAACTCTCATTTGCTAAGACGCTTGCGAGAAGTGGGTGAGATTAAGGATACTAAAAGCTCCTCCTCTAAAGCAATGCGTAAACCATTCTTTGATATTCATGTGGAAAAAAACCTGTTGGCGCAACAAAAACCAGATGTTCACTGCATGAGCAGCAACTCAAAGGTGAAGCATGAGCCTGTGGCACTGAAGAAGAAAGCTGAACGGGCGCCTTTTCAACCTTTACTTGAAAAATCATCGTCCCAAAGCCAATCATACACCGAGGCTCCTTCGACTGCATCAGCAAGAAACAACATTTCTAGGGGCGTTCGTTCTTCTTCT AACCTTTCTGATGGAAAGAACAAGATGAGATGGACCATTGTGTTGGACACTTCTTCACTCCTCGACAAGGATTCTAGGAAGACACTGCATCTTCTGCAAGGTCTCAAGGGGACACACCTGCTCGTACCAAGAACAG TGATAAGGGAACTAAATGAGACGAAGCGTACTCGCAATGTTCTCTTTAGAAGAACAGTAGATATGGCTTCGTCAGCTCTGGATTGGATCGAAGAGTGCCAGGTTAATACCAAATGGTGGATTCAACTTCAGAGCCCGTTAGAGGAAACCAAAGCAACTGCACCAACACCACCAGTCACTCCCCGGTCAAATGGCTTTGCATTCCCGTTTTCACTTCAGTGGAATAACTATGCACCAGAGATCGATTCTCCTACATCAGAAGATGAAGTTCTCGAATGTGCACTTCTTTACCGAAACCGTAACAACATTGATGAAAAGCTCGTTCTTCTTAGCAACGATATAACTCTCAAGATCAAAGCCATGGCAGAG GGTGTGATTTGCGAGACGGCACTTGAGTTCTATGATAGTTTGAAGAATCCCTTGTCGGAGAGGTTTATGTGGCCAGAGAGTTTGCCGAGAGGAAGGACTTGGAGTCATGCAGACGACGTCGTGTTAAGAGAAAGGTACGACAGCCGAACTTGTTTTCCTTACAGGAAGAAACCAACGTTCaatggaggaagaagaggagagagtgGTGCAGCAGCTGCAGCGAAAGGGTTGAAGCTCATATTGCTCCATAACTCTCAATATGGCCACATTCATTGA